CGTTAATCACATAAGGAATTTCCTTAATTTTTATCAGTAAGGTACAAAATTACTAATGTAGTAATTAaccaattttgtaaaaaaattgagatgtatctttttttttcaataaggaAATTCCTTGAGTTTTTTCATGCGTAGTTTGCCTCCAAATACTTCCCGCCAAACTCAATTTTCCCTCCAAGTAGTACCGCAACATTAGAGTAACAAACCTGCTAATCTCTCTCCACATCTCTCTCAACGAATAAGCTCCCTATATAATCCCCATTCAACCTGGAATCAGTTAGTCAGTCTTCTGCTCCCCACTATCTCTCACCAGAGCACTCCTCCATCGCCTCCTCCAAGATCGCATTCTCAACTGCTCAGCCGCGCAGGGCCTCCGGCCATGGCTCTCCCCCTCATCTGGCCATCTCTCTAGACTCTCTCCCCTATTTCTTGAGTTGTGGAATCTGCAGACTCGAAGATCCAAACCACCCCATCCTTTTCGCCTGCGCTTGGTGAGGGCAGGTCACAGGAATCGACATTTCAACCAAAGGATTCCTCTCTACAGTTTGTGTACCTTCTCTCTAAAATTCCTGATGCTTATTTCTGAGAGTTAGATCAACTAGGGTTAAATAAAACTGGATGGCTTGCTCTCTGTTAGAGCTATATACACCATGTGTTCGATGAAAAGCACCGGTACCACCATCTAAATTCCATGTTTATTTCTGTACAAGAAACAAAATTAGTTCCCACTGATGATTATTGAAGTTCTGATCAAACATGCAGTTATTTGATAAACCGTGGTAGCATCTGCTAGACAATCTGAACAGGTTAATGACATATGTTCAGTGACATTGACTACATTATTGTGAAATGAATTAATTGGATTTATGTTGCCagatctatgtaattagttgtGTGCAAAATATTCCTGTTTAGATATCTTGATAATGCTAAGTACCGAATCAAAATGTATGCTCCGACTAATAATCAAAGTTTATGCAAAGTACAGAAGCAGGGGAAGATTCTTGTGTGAAATAGTCAATTTTAGGTTACTGCATTCATTCTCACTTTTATCTCCACCTCTACCATGTGGAACTGAAAATTTGTTATGCTCGTATCTCTGGCTGTACTTCCAAACCCAAACAAGCAGGTCATATGTGTGTTCTTGTCTATAATGAATATAGTGCCCCTGTCTTAACTGAAAGTTTAGTAGTACTTACCGCATTTAAGCTCAATTATATGCATCCAGTTATATCATATTAAGCCATTTATAATTTATAGTTATCTCTTTGAACAATTCATAAGTTTTCAATAGATGTAGTTTTCCAATTTCTGCAAAGCATACGATTTTCATGTAGAGGCGGTCAACCTGTAGCTTTTCTCTTGTAGCTGCCATATTACACTCTGCTTTAGCTTTAACATTTAAGAGCAATTGATGATTTATTTGCTTTCCAGTACTGTGGGAATGGAAGGTGCTGAGAAAAAGGAATATTTATTTGTTTGGTTCTTTTCTGGATTCTTCTCTAGCTGAAAGTGCTACATCCATTATATTTTTGTCATGCATATACTACACTTATAACTGTATAGTCTTCTAATCTTTTACTCCTTGTGCAGAGATAGTTGTAGTTGGTACAATATTCCCGTATAGTCAAGCATACATACACATAGATTAATTCGTGCTCTTGAAATACAGTAAGCCAATTTTGCAGGCAAAATggctggaaagaaaaggttgaaCATAGTACATAGCAGCTGTCACCAtggaaatggagagggaagtaGCAGCGGACAATCATTGCCACAAGTCGAGCCTCCTCTACCATATGAAGACGAGGTGATTCATGTTGAGCAGCAAGATGATGAGCCCCTCAACATGCCTGGTAAAACTTTAACTACCTGAATCCCAAATAGTTTGTGATTGCATATATATGGTTAACCTAAAGTTAGTGAGCCTTATGTCAATTAATTTTGTAGTACAAGATGAAGAGGTGAAGAAGCGCAAGGGGACAACCTTGCGATATGTTTGGGATCTTCCACCTGGGAAACGTATAGTTGTAAAATGCAACAGATTAGGGCAACCTATCGGGGATGAAGGTGGATTGCTAGGACAGTTTTTGGGCACATTAGCAAGAAATGGAGCTTACTGTCCATTAGATAAGATGACCTGGAGAAAGATCAAAGCAGATGAAGGAGATTTAACAATACTACAATTTGTCCAGGTACCTCAAACGCTAAAATAGCATAAGTATAATGCTCTGTTTGTATTACTAGTCATTACTTTTTTCCTACTCTCAGATTGATGCATCTGTTCATATCCATGGCAACTGAATGTTTTCGATTCAATGTTTATATGTATTTTACAGATATTCAATGCTGAGTTTTCTTACTTGCTGTTATCCCTTGCCTAACCATTGACGTAATCATGCAAATTCAAATACTTCTACTCTCATTATTCCTATGTATTTCAGACAAATTTCCTGTACCCTCCATCATGCGTTCAATGGATACTGAAATCAATTGGAAGAGATTGGAGGCGATACAAGGCTGCActaaaagataaatattttaaccCAAAGAAGAAGCGTTCTGCTCTGTATAAGCTTTGTCCAGACGATGTAGAAAAAGACCAATGGATTCCACTTATCAAATATTGGAAGTCAAAAAAAGGAAAGGTAAAAAATCTGCTCCACAATCTGTACTATTGTCTCATTGACATATATTGTACTGTTGTTCCTACCGTAAACAACATTGGAagtgtgaactcaatgagactACATTGCTTCTGTAATAGGCCCTCAGTGCAAAGAACAAAAGAAGTCGTTCAATGTTACAGAACCCTCACTCAGCAGGGACAAAGAGTTATGCTCGTTGGTCTGAGGACTTGGTGAGCCAATTTGTTTTGTTCAAAATTCATCTATACATGTTCACTTTACTTTCTTACATTACCTTTCATTTTCAGAGACAAGATGATCCAAATAAGAAGCAGCCACATAGAGCAATGGTTTACTTAGCAACTcacaaaaaaaaggataaagatAAAAATCAACACGTGGTATGCCATATACACATAATCCTTCCATAAATATCTAATATGTATGTTATCTACCTTGTACAGTGGGCATATATTTTTTCACTTGCAGGTCACATTGGAGAACCTCATCGATGAACAACCAGAGTTGGCACAAAATGACCAAGGAAGAGTTGCATGGGAAGGTGATGCGCTAAATAAAGTATTGGGCAAAGAAAAACCTGGCCAAGTGCACGGAATGGGATTACTTCCTGTTCCTAAGCAGGTTTATGGTCGTACATCACATCATCTCAAGAACATAAACATCACTACAGTGAATGACTCATCATCGAATGAAGAGACACATGTTAGAGGGGAAGTGggggaattaaaaaaattagtcaaaaCACTGGGTCAGCGTATTGAGGAGTTGGAAAACAAAGGAACAAGCAATGGGAATAGTGAACCAACTATGGTAAACGTTATAAATACCTTTGTCCTTAACATTGAATTTTTAGCTACTTCTGATTTCATTTTTGTAGATGcttgtaaaataaaaaatttatgtgATTCACACTAAAATCTTACCCCTTCCTGATTTCATTGTTGTAGGCAACATCTCAGAGAACTTTTGATGATGGTATTGAAGAGGGAGTAGTACGGACTAATAGAAAGGTAATGTCAAAGTAATGCATTCTATGTTTCTCACCATATTTTGTGCAACAATATTTAAATATGTGCACATACAGAGGGTTCGATGCAGTAGACCTGATCAAGACGACTCAATGAGTAATCAAAGAAATATATCAATGGTATTTTGTCGTTTCTAAttgataaattttatttgaacacTCAATACACATACTGGCATCTATAGTAAATTTTTATTGTCCATTCCACTATAGAACAAAAGAAGATGTGAGGAACAGCAAAATATGCACCATGACAATATTCTGGATCTTTGTGGCAAAAAGGTTAGGATTTGTtgttttcattcatatggtgcaaTGCAATTTATATATGGTTTTACATGGATTATATATCATGGAACCAGCACCAGGAGGCTGATAACAACATAGGATCACCATGTCAAGATGATTCATCATCACAGCCACACCTTGCTCATGATCTTCGGTGGGAGGTAGTTCTTGAATGCCTATTAAAATTGTACTTGTTTCTCAATGTGTTTTATCCATCTCACTACGATATTAGAGTGAAATATAAACACGTTGTTGGGAGAACTCCTAGTTAGGCAATGCTACATCTGTGAATGCATCATTTGTGTGAAACATAAACAAAATCTTTCCAAGGAGTACTGCTATATTTTTATAGACATTAATCAACTGAAAATTAAGTAGTAGCTTCTAGTGCTCAAGTTTAGCTTTGGACCCTTCATCTATGCCATTTagtgatggctcactggtcttcggcgatcagatacgagaggctgcgcgacgactaacagatgcagtggaagcctcctctcagggcacgttccgaccagacagagatagggacgagctgacactcgccctgcagactccagagcatccaggacgaacacgagggaaaggggtgatgtagacccccgattttggcaatcggaaatcttctgtgtttatccgtaccaatccctggatcagtagttggtacacacatacatagttggatcacaacatatcacgaatgaatttaggctaaaggagttaaatacttacattagggccaggtaggccaacaactatcagagaacaacagcggaagacaaaataacataagggcccggttaacatgccacaggcagtcgactggggaacgagacctagaacaagaccgcactccgatcatcttgtgggatacgcaagcgtaccgacaagggcttctcttcaacactctcctaaaagatatataaatagcaagggtgagtaccaaccgtactcagcaagccaccacaataacaatgcatatgatagagggtatttcaaggaatggcttcaggtccttttgcataaagctaattttacaattcttttcacaagcctaaaacctagcatagactgatcaaattttagtaccagtgttcactttaaacaacgacggttctgtccaccatccattgtgatctcaaggatagcttcccgccattgaatcgtcatggttttctgaggatgtccaccttccctcctctcgggatgtggctccatcagcataaaattcatcatgcaatatcccattccccacaagttaagaatttagagtctagccaagtgtaatacatgtcccggtgctcaataaccgcgagcgcggctattcgaatagatttggtttactcacactgcagtggatgtacactttacccgcactccgcgactgcccaacacatgagcctcgtcccaacacatgagacgcgtcacggcaaagcttttcgataacctcgcattggcagtacccgctccatgaacttaaatcctcatgcactctaggcgtccatgtttctagcagtgagaggagttctggcgctcccgggaaagagaagtctcacacacatattaaattatggttcaagttaagttctctctctcacacactcatggcagtcctaccaatggcgacaccgatgtagggcacgcctctcggccctacctcaacggctgtcccatcgtagcgcacctgcctcactcaggggtgaaccatctatgcagggatactgcctccgctcggctatctaatccgctaggtctatacccattcgagaagtacggttgtacgggggtcgtttcatgcttaacttcatggctcggtccttaattgaccggggacggtactagccttttccagataccacccaaatcctccgtccgccccagtcgaaaacagttgtttaattttatttctcctttcacaaatcatgtcatcaacatcatggcaatgtggcgctcatgtctccacatgccgcatctcaattaccttcccaaaggtaattgcccaagcatatagcatttgataaatatgagtatgcatgattctagaatagcatttctaagcaattgtcataattgactagggactcatacgtaatcatgggtacaaggattttaagggtaaacaataatcaaggcatggcataatcacaagtaggatgttcatcattgcatgcaattttatttgtaaacaaaacaatttcgcaattaggatcaacatgttcaaggaatagtgatgacttgccttgctcaggataatccttattattgatataatcttgatcaaccttcacctcctggaagttgcagacgttgcctcacgactaaccgatacacaaggtctataatacgcgagaaaaaccaatattcaaacaacaatcaaatatgcgcaacaaaatgtactattcgtgtttgctaatggatcCCAACCACGCTAGGGGCTaaggtttcttaatctttctattgtcaacgtggcctatttaggagttaaccatcatagcatttatgggatacatatatatttggctaatcggtggtttagtctatcaaatggcttatggaaggattatggctaagCATGCATCCATCTAAATAGGACAGTCATATACTAGAGGTTAtgttgttagatggatttaggatcaatcaaataattacagtgaatcatttgtattatttattttattgatggaagctttaccttgattatgaacatattttacttgtcacaataaattataaaaggttaataattatccatgctctatatgttaaattcgggaagtttataatattatagttacatattatctcttaatgaacaatccggagttacaattgaactatgaacatatgaggtcaagatttataattagtacttatctactattcatgtttgttatatactcccagtttaatatatgaaaaagataaattaattgtgtaactataatgggatgtacaataTATGTGTGCAACAACGTATAAGGTTTTGGTCGCCTACTCTACATGAGCTTATTTAGAAAGTGTACTACCCAATGCTCCAAGTGATTCCTGAATATATTGTAGTTTAATTATACATTAGCTAGTTTCTATGAGTGATATTGTATATGTGATGCGATAAGTTTAAGCACTGGTTCTATTGGGTTACTAATAAGTGGTAATCAATTTAGGCATATATAAGCTATTCTATATGGTATTGCGTCGATTAATTTACTTAGTGATTCCTCCACATCTAGCTCTATTATTATTCTCCTAAGCAggttaaagattcatctatgtgtgtttatattttagttgcaTAATCATAAGGCTAcacttgatttaaataacctataagccatggccatcgaatattaaataagtactagtattttcctatacatccattcatttgagacatcacataaaattagtttgtgTGGTTGTTACAGTGGCAAGACATGTTAGAGACAAATATTATTACATCCACTCTACTGTacaatactaattttatttattagcatatttttaagttgactattatgcatcatcttgatattaattatttaatatttataactatattttatcaaatagtgaattatatatcattggaaagcttatgaatttagatgaatttaggttcaagtttcactcaaattgGAGCTAAATATCgaacgaaatcctagaaatattatatgatttaatttagtctatgactaaatgattaaatataatacacggctaaaatccctagtaactaaatccgaatttctaccgtgaatcgattacttatagggattacccaaaaataatctataataatctataagaattcatctatttgtctAGTTATTAAtcacatctaaattactaccgcgaattgatttctcatagaaattaccaagaataatccataatttatattaaattttgcaattctacgactataattaatctataattaaattctaattattttaaattttctaaacttccccaaactccctctaatttcctatttatttccttttcctttttctccctttcctttttcttttcttttctctttttcccttttctttttctctttttctctcttttccttttcttttctttctctttccccttttctttttctctttttctctcttttccttttcttttctttctctcctaaatttctttttccctttattctctcttttccttttcttttctttctctcctctctttccctctctttctttttccttctctctctccctcccggtttctctcctccttccttcttctttctctccctcggcttctcccttcctccccctctctcggctctctctctaccCGGCGGCATGGCGACAAACAGGGGGGAAAGGCAGCGGCtcaccgatggcggcggcggcgacgacggcgcacggcgcggcacagcgcggcggcttcgtggcggcggcgcggcggctcgaaggtggcggcgcggcggcacgacgacggcgacgcgtggagaaggggagggaaaagggagaggaggaggggatggagtggggagaggggaggatggTGGGCTTTTATAGGGGAAAGAGAGGAtaagggggagagggaagagaagggaagggCGGTGGAGGGGGggtgaggcgacggcggcgatgtgacggcgcgcggcgcgcgggtggagatgacgacggcgcggcgcggctcggggcgcaaggcggcgcggcacgtggcagcggcgcggggcgcgaggcagcgggcgcgcggcgcgaggcgacgggacggcgcgcggcgcggcagcggcacggctcgaggcggcgatggaacgCGCACGCGgcagcaggtggtgacagcggcgacgcgacggcgcggcgcggagctcggcgcggcacggcacggggttcggcgcgacggcgacggcgaggcgatgacgacgcggtgcggggcgcgaggcggcggagtgACGGACGAGCGGCgcgtgggcgcggggcgcgaggcgacgatgAGACGGACGAGCGGTGACgggacggccgacggcgacggcgcggcagcggcgacgcgacgcgagcggcgtggcgcggggcgcgaggcagccAGGCGCGCGCGGCTGAGGAGGCTGAGGAGGGGGAAATAGAGCCAGGGACCACATCGAGCACCtagagtgcaatgaacagtgccatTTTCTATTTAACCCGATTTTAGTTTATCCCTTGTATAAATTTCATTCTATAAATCCTAATTTTTACATAAATAAGGTTTGCCCAATATATGTTttaatttagatgaaagtttaccaaattttaatattacccatattttattcttatatatatatttctattgtaTTATTTAAATGAGGTCTAATTCTAAAATTAGCCTAGATAATTTTGGAGGCTTTGAGGGTTCTAAAATATCCTAGTGTGGCCCTTATTATTACAATAGCACATTGAATGAACTtatagcaatatattttacacggataggttgaatctatttattctataaatagtatATTAAGACTCGGTACAACATTAATCTAATTttaaacactcacatattcttgtttatatataaggattaatttatttatatgaccattattttatatgagtgattttcatgTCATGAGTAACTCGGCGACATGTTGCAAGTATCAATCTATATATTCCGGTGAATTACTTATTTATAAACACGATCACTATAGtggtgatcatcatttcatgtgttcttATATTTCATGGGAGATTCGATTCAAatgaattagatttaatcttactATTTCTTTAGCTAATTGTGACATCAAGCTATCAATCATGGTTCGAATATTTAATACctaatttgtaatttgtaatagaaattaatatttgacttaactatcttgtgcataattatttgtaggattaaatatattctcgtaaatcatatctattgcttaaatgtagttcttttctttaccttcttggtgatcatttatggtttggcaagcaataggaatcataacaaccagcatgatgcaaaagttttaaaaagttcgaaattttagtgatttttattgttgggAATTTTTAGGATGTTACACATCTACCCCCCTTAAAgaaatctcgtccccgagatttaGTGGGACTACGGAGACATTAAACTATTTTGGCTTAAATATTGTTCGACAAACAAACATGCAAATCAAAAGTAGGAAATCCCGGGTCTTCGTGGCTTCTGGATGTCATGAGTCGATGGGCGAAGCGAAGCGACACTCTTTGTACTTCCGCCGTCTTGGTCAGCAACGGACTTAGTTGACAATCTTGGGGCACATGATCCGTCTTTTCGCAGAGGAAGCACGTGATCTTCGTTGTTGGGCATTCTCCGTTTGGATGGTCTTCGTCACAGTAGGGGCATTGAGTAATGCAATTACTACCGTAGTGTCCTATCTCTCCGCAACGACTACATGCCTTAATCTTCGAAACTTCTTTGGATGGGTCTGGAACTCTATCCTTTTCCGGGCCGATCTGTGAGGGCAGTGTTTCTTGTTCTTCATTGGTGTCTTGAGTACAACCTATCGCATAATGTCCAAATTGTCCACAAGAAAAACAACAGCCATCTCTCTTTCGTTGCCATAGTTGTAGTTCTTCAACATCTTCAGGCAAATCACCGATTTCTATTCCCATTTTACTGAGGTTAAGTTCAGCATATGTTATTCGTGATGAcgcttttcttttccgttttcCCTTCCACCAATGTGGTGTAGTTCCTTGTCTACGAAATTGCTGATACATAGGTTTTGGATAGAGTGAATGTGGCATCGGTTTTGGTGGTATTCCTGCCCTCATTTTCCTTTTTGGGTGTCGAGGTATATTCCTTACTTGTCCATTTCCTAGCTTTTTCTTAGGGCAATCCAAGGCACAATGTCCTTCCTCGCCACATCTATAACACGTGACATTTATCCTTCGTTTTGCTGGAGTCAGGTGGCACCTTTCATTCGAAGAATATTGCTTTAGGTGATTCAGATTGATGGTGTAGTCTTCAGGCTTTAGTGAGGCTTGGACTCGTCCTTTGTTCCTGGAAGCTTGGGGAGGATCTTCAAAGAGTAGCATGGGCTGGTTTATTCCCATATTTTGGGGTCTTGTAGATTGGAGGAATTCTTGTTTTTCGATGTCGATTGGTCCATGTCTTCACGTCCTGTGGTAGGTTTCTCTTGTTAGAAGTTAGTAGGTTGAAAGTTAGTAAACTACTATACTAGTCATCAATAGTAGCATGACAATGCTGAattgttgtttttcttcttcattTGTTCAATCCTTCGTTCCTTAATATTTATTATGAATCTTGCCGACGAGAGTTAAGGTCACACCCTTTGCAGTTTTACTATCCAATGATACTTCAAATTCCCTGTACAAGGGCAAATATACCTTGATATATAGTATTCCTTGTCCATATTTTCCCACAAGTTATTGATTTCCTCGAGGTTTCTCCATCATAGGCTACCCCCcttaaaataagaaattttgaaaGCAATTTAAAAGGAGATATGCTTTTGCGTTCAcaaagaagatttttttttttcaaaatgattttgCAGAAATATCCTTTGGAAGTGATGTTTGcaaaacatttaaaatattcaaGAGATGCAGTTTCTCACCAAATATAatttgaaaatagatttttcaaGCAAGATTTTGTATAATCATACATATGTTTAACAAAAAGCAACATGGCAACTAAAAACTTTTGtaatcaaatttttttttttaaacaacatttgATTTTATTTCGCAAAAGAGCACTCTTGCCAATAGGGCCAAAATACCATATAGATTGTATGCATGGTTCAAAGTTGAAACAACAATAATTTTGAACACCTCAAAGGAAAACTCATGaaagaaatttatttttttactattattattattattattattattattattattattattattattattattattattatttttaaacaaaGCTTTAGGCAAATAATTATTGGAATTCAGCTTGGAAAACCTTTTGAAAGGAGGCTTTCGAAGACATGCACTGAAAAATTGGTTTTGAATGaagttttattttggaaaaCTTTGCAATACATTATTTGGAATCAAAATTTCACAAATAATTTTCAgagaaaattttcttttcaagctAATTTCGACCAttcccaaaatttaatata
This genomic window from Oryza sativa Japonica Group chromosome 12, ASM3414082v1 contains:
- the LOC107279681 gene encoding uncharacterized protein, whose translation is MLQNPHSAGTKSYARWSEDLRQDDPNKKQPHRAMVYLATHKKKDKDKNQHVVTLENLIDEQPELAQNDQGRVAWEGDALNKVLGKEKPGQVHGMGLLPVPKQVYGRTSHHLKNINITTVNDSSSNEETHVRGEVGELKKLVKTLGQRIEELENKGTSNGNSEPTMATSQRTFDDGIEEGVVRTNRKRVRCSRPDQDDSMSNQRNISMVFCRF